A portion of the Krasilnikovia cinnamomea genome contains these proteins:
- the rimO gene encoding 30S ribosomal protein S12 methylthiotransferase RimO, which yields MSATPARRVALLTLGCARNEVDSEELAARLDAGGWQVSTDADGADVVLVNTCGFVEKAKQDSIETLLAAADTGAKVVAAGCMAERYGRELADTLPEAQAVLGFDDYPDIAARLDGVLAGERFDAHTPRDRRELLPLTPVHRQAAAVVVPGHATVDEHTPAHLRQVLRRRLDSGPVASLKLASGCDRRCAFCAIPAFRGAFVSRDPQELLAEAEWLAKTGVRELVLVSENSTSYGKDLGDPRLLEKLLPQLAAIDGIVRVRASYLQPAETRPGLVEAIATTAGVAAYFDLSFQHSSEPVLRRMRRFGSTQRFLELLDTARALAPEAGARSNFIVGFPGETRGDVAELVRFLSAARLDAIGVFDYSDEDGTEAAGLPGKVRADTVKRRYDRISALADELCAQRAEERLGSLVEVLVDTIDDGEVEGRAEHQAPEVDGSTTLVAGDAGVDLAALRPGDLVRARVTGTEGVDLVAVPVEMVSAAPTVSTAAR from the coding sequence GTGTCCGCCACTCCCGCCCGCCGCGTAGCCCTGCTGACCCTGGGCTGTGCCCGCAACGAGGTCGACTCCGAGGAACTCGCCGCCCGCCTCGACGCGGGAGGCTGGCAGGTCAGCACCGACGCCGACGGTGCCGACGTGGTGCTCGTCAACACGTGCGGCTTCGTGGAGAAGGCGAAGCAGGACTCGATCGAGACCCTGCTGGCGGCCGCCGACACCGGGGCCAAGGTGGTCGCGGCCGGCTGCATGGCGGAACGGTACGGCCGGGAGCTCGCCGACACCCTGCCCGAGGCGCAGGCGGTGCTCGGCTTCGACGACTACCCGGACATCGCGGCCCGCCTCGACGGGGTGCTGGCGGGGGAGCGGTTCGACGCGCACACCCCCCGGGACCGCCGCGAGCTGCTGCCGCTCACCCCGGTCCACCGGCAGGCCGCCGCCGTGGTCGTGCCCGGGCACGCGACCGTGGACGAGCACACCCCCGCCCACCTGCGCCAGGTGCTGCGCCGCCGCCTCGACTCCGGGCCGGTCGCCAGCCTGAAGCTGGCCAGCGGGTGCGACCGGCGGTGCGCGTTCTGCGCCATCCCGGCGTTCCGGGGCGCGTTCGTCTCCCGCGACCCGCAGGAGCTGCTGGCCGAGGCCGAGTGGCTGGCCAAGACCGGCGTCCGCGAACTGGTGCTGGTCAGCGAGAACAGCACCTCGTACGGCAAGGATCTGGGCGACCCGCGGCTGCTGGAGAAGCTGCTGCCGCAGCTCGCCGCGATCGACGGCATCGTCCGGGTCCGGGCCAGCTACCTGCAGCCCGCCGAGACCCGCCCCGGCCTGGTCGAGGCCATCGCCACCACTGCCGGGGTCGCGGCGTACTTCGACCTGTCCTTCCAGCACTCCAGCGAGCCGGTGCTGCGCCGCATGCGCCGCTTCGGCTCGACGCAGCGGTTCCTGGAGCTGCTCGACACCGCCCGGGCGCTGGCCCCCGAGGCGGGCGCCCGCAGCAACTTCATCGTCGGCTTCCCCGGCGAGACCCGCGGCGACGTCGCGGAGCTGGTCCGCTTCCTGAGCGCCGCCCGGCTCGACGCCATCGGCGTCTTCGACTACAGCGACGAGGACGGCACGGAGGCCGCCGGGCTGCCCGGCAAGGTCCGCGCCGACACGGTCAAGCGACGGTACGACCGGATCAGCGCGCTCGCCGACGAGCTGTGCGCGCAGCGGGCCGAGGAGCGGCTGGGCTCGCTGGTCGAGGTGCTGGTCGACACGATCGACGACGGCGAGGTCGAGGGCCGCGCCGAACACCAGGCCCCCGAGGTGGACGGCTCGACCACCCTGGTGGCCGGCGACGCGGGCGTGGA
- a CDS encoding glycosyltransferase 87 family protein has translation MLRERVRRLRAVPPAELLLIVVLVGLALAVRLVGRHEFTADMRIFAVWYGKLEAAGGLRGLGEPIGNYNAPFLYLLALLTYVPGPLVVKAKALWLVFDALLVFFTYRIVALRHRSWRVPLLAAFVMAFLPTVVINSSFYGQCDAIWGAFGLGGVYYLLRGRPWWGVSLCAVALAFKPQAIFLFPLLGLLALAGRLPWRTLLAVPAVLVVLDLPALLLGRDPIDLLTLYSPARQASWVSALTSSAASVYAFLPVTTRLDAVRALGDVFAVAVVTGVCWILVATRARLDAARIVTAAAFFAMVVPWLLPGMHERYFYLADVLTVVLAFYRPRLWFVPLLVQVASLLSYLPFLFWNTRHGPFVDLKVLAALLFAALLTTGYALLADVRAAPRIPAPRRSAEVLVDA, from the coding sequence ATGCTGCGGGAACGGGTACGGCGGCTGCGGGCGGTGCCGCCGGCGGAGTTGCTGCTGATCGTGGTCCTGGTGGGGCTGGCGTTGGCGGTGCGCCTGGTGGGGCGGCACGAATTCACGGCGGACATGCGGATCTTCGCGGTCTGGTACGGCAAGCTCGAGGCCGCCGGGGGTCTGCGCGGTCTCGGTGAGCCGATCGGCAACTACAACGCGCCGTTCCTCTACCTGCTGGCGCTGCTGACGTACGTGCCCGGCCCGCTGGTCGTCAAGGCCAAGGCGTTGTGGCTGGTGTTCGACGCGCTGCTGGTGTTCTTCACGTACCGGATCGTGGCGCTGCGCCACCGGAGCTGGCGGGTGCCGCTGCTGGCGGCGTTCGTGATGGCGTTCCTGCCCACCGTCGTGATCAACAGCTCGTTCTACGGGCAGTGCGACGCGATCTGGGGCGCGTTCGGACTTGGCGGGGTGTACTACCTGCTGCGCGGGCGGCCGTGGTGGGGAGTGTCACTGTGCGCGGTGGCGCTGGCCTTCAAGCCGCAGGCGATCTTCCTGTTTCCGCTGCTCGGGCTGCTGGCCCTGGCGGGACGGCTGCCGTGGCGGACCCTGCTGGCCGTGCCCGCCGTGCTGGTGGTCCTCGACCTGCCCGCGCTGCTGCTGGGGCGCGACCCCATCGACCTGCTGACCCTGTACAGCCCGGCGCGGCAGGCGTCGTGGGTGTCCGCGCTGACCTCCAGCGCCGCCTCCGTGTACGCGTTCCTGCCGGTCACCACCCGGCTCGACGCGGTCCGGGCGCTCGGCGACGTGTTCGCGGTCGCCGTGGTCACCGGCGTCTGCTGGATCCTGGTGGCCACCCGGGCCCGGCTGGACGCGGCCCGGATCGTCACGGCGGCGGCGTTCTTCGCGATGGTGGTGCCGTGGCTGCTGCCCGGCATGCACGAGCGCTACTTCTACCTGGCGGACGTGCTGACCGTGGTGCTGGCGTTCTACCGGCCACGGCTGTGGTTCGTTCCGCTGCTGGTGCAGGTGGCGTCGCTGCTGTCGTACCTGCCGTTCCTGTTCTGGAACACCCGGCACGGCCCGTTCGTGGATCTCAAGGTTCTCGCCGCGCTGCTGTTCGCGGCGCTGCTGACCACCGGATACGCGCTGCTGGCAGACGTGCGGGCGGCCCCGCGCATTCCGGCGCCCCGGCGCAGCGCCGAAGTGCTAGTCGACGCGTAG